One segment of Oscillospiraceae bacterium MB08-C2-2 DNA contains the following:
- a CDS encoding carbamoyl phosphate synthase small subunit: MQQAACLILENGAVFEGIAFGAWKETIGEVVFTTGMTGYLETLTDPSYYGQIVVQTFPLIGNYGIIPADFESNAPRCRGYIVGEWCQAPSNFRQEGTLDTFLKGWGIPGLWGIDTRALTKMIREKGVMNGKITASAESAALHSVQAAAYRVADAVPNAGIQTVSTHKPQGEERFHVVLWDFGAKEGILRELLARGCRVTRVPWNTTAQAILELHPDGVMLSNGPGDPTDNLSVIWELAQVCKAGIPIFGICLGHQLLALAQGGKTEKLHYGHRGTNQPVKALETGRLYITSQNHGYAVVGDSLPSTARVSMINANDGSCEGIDYQDMPAFSVQFHPEGCGGPQDTRFLFDRFVENMQTLR; the protein is encoded by the coding sequence ATGCAGCAAGCAGCCTGTCTGATATTAGAAAACGGTGCCGTCTTTGAAGGGATAGCCTTTGGTGCGTGGAAGGAAACCATTGGTGAGGTGGTGTTCACCACCGGCATGACCGGTTATCTAGAAACGCTCACAGACCCCAGCTATTACGGCCAAATTGTCGTTCAGACCTTCCCGCTCATTGGGAACTACGGGATTATTCCTGCGGATTTTGAAAGCAATGCCCCCCGGTGCAGGGGCTATATTGTCGGTGAATGGTGTCAGGCTCCCTCCAATTTTCGTCAGGAGGGAACCCTTGACACTTTTTTAAAAGGTTGGGGAATCCCCGGCCTTTGGGGCATTGATACCCGGGCGCTGACCAAGATGATCCGGGAAAAGGGCGTTATGAACGGTAAAATCACAGCAAGTGCCGAAAGCGCCGCTTTGCACAGTGTGCAGGCCGCCGCTTACCGGGTAGCCGATGCTGTTCCCAACGCCGGTATCCAGACTGTATCCACCCACAAGCCCCAAGGGGAAGAACGCTTTCATGTGGTTCTGTGGGATTTCGGAGCCAAGGAGGGCATCCTCCGAGAGCTTTTGGCAAGGGGATGCCGGGTAACCCGTGTTCCTTGGAACACCACCGCTCAGGCGATTTTGGAGCTTCACCCCGATGGCGTTATGCTTTCCAACGGGCCGGGAGACCCCACCGATAATTTAAGTGTGATCTGGGAGCTGGCGCAGGTTTGCAAGGCTGGGATTCCCATATTCGGAATCTGCTTGGGGCATCAGCTTCTGGCTCTTGCCCAAGGGGGCAAAACCGAAAAGCTTCACTATGGCCACCGGGGTACCAACCAGCCGGTCAAGGCGCTGGAAACCGGTCGCCTTTACATCACCAGCCAGAACCATGGCTATGCGGTAGTCGGCGATTCTTTGCCTTCCACAGCCCGGGTCAGCATGATCAACGCCAACGACGGGAGCTGTGAGGGCATCGATTATCAGGATATGCCCGCCTTTTCGGTGCAGTTTCACCCGGAGGGCTGCGGCGGCCCGCAGGATACCCGGTTTCTCTTTGACCGGTTTGTGGAAAATATGCAGACCCTGCGTTAG
- a CDS encoding ANTAR domain-containing protein, producing MERALITAGKGAELIVELLQSQGRYQIATASSGAQARRMLLEIPYDLTVINTPLSDENGIELSIEAAANNQTGVLLLTRAQYVEEISARVEEYGVFVVEKPIHKPFFYRALSLVHASSSRLRGLESQRSQLQIKIEEIRLIDRAKYTLIQYLGMTEPQAHRYIEKQAMDMRRTKRQIAEGILKTYEG from the coding sequence ATGGAACGGGCGCTTATAACGGCCGGCAAGGGAGCAGAACTGATTGTGGAGCTGTTGCAGTCTCAGGGCCGTTATCAGATTGCAACAGCATCCAGCGGTGCACAGGCACGCAGAATGCTGCTTGAAATCCCTTATGACCTTACGGTTATCAACACCCCTTTGTCCGATGAAAATGGTATTGAATTATCCATCGAGGCAGCCGCCAACAACCAAACGGGTGTTCTGCTGCTGACCCGGGCACAATATGTGGAGGAAATCTCGGCACGCGTGGAGGAATACGGCGTTTTTGTGGTAGAAAAGCCCATCCACAAGCCTTTCTTTTACCGGGCGCTGAGCTTGGTTCACGCCTCCAGCAGCCGGCTCCGAGGGTTGGAAAGCCAGCGCTCTCAGTTACAGATCAAAATCGAGGAAATCCGCCTGATTGACCGGGCAAAATATACATTGATACAATATCTCGGCATGACAGAACCGCAGGCTCACCGCTATATCGAAAAGCAAGCCATGGATATGCGGCGTACCAAGCGGCAAATTGCCGAAGGAATACTAAAAACCTACGAAGGGTAA
- a CDS encoding glutamine synthetase family protein gives MAFTVSEVLEFVQENDVKFIRLAFCNLFGVQKNISIMAGELPDAFERGVCIDTASVEGLVGEEDGDIFLFPDPATLSILPWRPSHGRVVRFFCEIRRADGSPSEEDGRKLLQNAVQKATDLGYTCQIGCECEFYLFELDETGVPSKKPQDTAGYCDIAPLDKGENVRREICMSLEDMGIQPESSHHERGPGQNEIVCKYSGPLQAADALISFRAVSSVIAARNGLHASFLPKPLADKEGNALHINLSLSRGGVNLFKAGGEHSHEAESFLAGVLAHLDELTLFLNPLASSYCRFGDDVPRRLTWSHQNRAQLVRIPAASGQYSRMELRSPDPSLNPYLAFALLMEAGLEGIQQGRPLSRSIPEEDCPLLPSNLEEAIKLAQQSALVAKVIPQKALEKYIAEKHAEHELWQKQLSRAAVQPL, from the coding sequence ATGGCCTTTACCGTATCGGAAGTTCTGGAATTTGTCCAGGAAAATGACGTTAAGTTTATTCGACTTGCTTTCTGCAATCTTTTCGGTGTGCAGAAAAATATATCCATTATGGCCGGGGAACTCCCGGATGCCTTTGAACGGGGGGTCTGCATCGATACAGCCTCGGTGGAGGGCCTTGTGGGCGAAGAGGACGGCGACATTTTTCTCTTCCCTGACCCGGCCACCCTTTCTATCCTGCCTTGGCGGCCTTCACATGGCCGGGTTGTGCGATTTTTTTGCGAAATACGCCGTGCCGATGGCTCCCCCTCTGAGGAGGATGGGAGAAAGCTTCTGCAAAATGCGGTTCAAAAAGCCACCGATCTGGGCTACACCTGCCAAATCGGCTGTGAATGCGAGTTTTATCTTTTTGAACTGGATGAAACCGGCGTTCCCAGCAAAAAGCCGCAGGATACAGCCGGTTACTGCGATATAGCGCCGCTGGATAAAGGTGAAAATGTCCGCCGTGAAATCTGCATGTCTCTGGAGGATATGGGCATTCAACCCGAAAGCTCTCACCACGAGCGTGGGCCGGGCCAGAACGAAATTGTCTGCAAATATTCCGGTCCTTTGCAGGCCGCCGACGCTTTGATCAGCTTCCGGGCTGTCAGCTCGGTGATTGCGGCCCGCAACGGGCTCCACGCTTCCTTCCTGCCCAAACCGCTGGCGGATAAGGAAGGAAACGCCCTGCACATCAATCTCTCCCTTTCCCGCGGCGGCGTTAACCTCTTTAAGGCCGGGGGTGAGCACTCTCACGAAGCCGAAAGCTTTCTGGCCGGTGTTCTGGCCCATCTGGATGAGCTGACCCTTTTCCTCAATCCTCTTGCCAGCTCCTATTGCCGCTTTGGCGATGATGTTCCCCGCCGCCTTACCTGGTCCCACCAGAACCGTGCTCAGCTGGTGCGCATTCCCGCCGCCAGCGGCCAATACAGCCGCATGGAGCTGCGCTCCCCCGATCCTTCTCTCAACCCTTATCTGGCTTTCGCCCTCTTAATGGAGGCTGGCTTGGAAGGAATCCAGCAAGGCCGCCCACTGAGCCGCAGTATCCCCGAAGAGGATTGTCCGCTGCTGCCCTCCAATCTGGAGGAAGCCATAAAACTGGCTCAGCAAAGCGCACTGGTGGCCAAGGTGATTCCTCAAAAGGCTTTGGAAAAATACATTGCAGAAAAGCATGCCGAGCATGAGCTCTGGCAAAAGCAGCTTTCCCGAGCCGCTGTACAGCCACTGTAG
- a CDS encoding glutamate synthase — MTINAEGMHFQTLCTQIKEAAPEPVVVENCMGQRYIGSGMSGADITIHGTPGNALGAYFDGGRILVGGNAQDATGDTMNDGEIIIHGSSGDATGYAMRGGKIFVKGNTGYRAGIHMKAYQQKLPVLVIGGRAGNFLGEYQAGGKIIVLGLEIGGSSPVGDFCGTGMHGGAIYIRCQQPPEHLPEQVAVSKATAEDLTEVAPEVERYCDLFGGSARALLEDSFYVLRPNKANPYKRLYTHN; from the coding sequence GTGACCATCAACGCAGAAGGCATGCATTTTCAGACTTTGTGCACCCAGATCAAAGAGGCCGCTCCCGAGCCGGTAGTAGTGGAAAACTGCATGGGCCAACGCTATATCGGCAGCGGCATGAGCGGGGCTGATATCACCATCCACGGAACCCCCGGCAATGCATTGGGCGCTTATTTTGATGGCGGCCGCATTTTGGTGGGCGGCAACGCACAGGATGCTACCGGCGATACCATGAATGACGGCGAAATTATCATCCACGGCTCCAGCGGCGATGCCACCGGCTATGCCATGCGGGGCGGCAAAATTTTTGTCAAAGGCAACACCGGCTACCGGGCTGGCATCCATATGAAGGCCTATCAGCAAAAACTGCCCGTTCTGGTGATCGGGGGCCGAGCCGGGAATTTTTTGGGCGAGTATCAGGCCGGAGGCAAGATTATCGTGCTGGGGCTGGAGATCGGCGGTTCTTCACCTGTTGGCGATTTCTGTGGAACCGGTATGCACGGCGGCGCCATTTACATTCGCTGCCAGCAGCCGCCTGAGCATCTTCCCGAGCAGGTAGCTGTTTCCAAGGCCACAGCCGAGGATTTAACGGAAGTTGCACCCGAGGTGGAGCGTTACTGCGATTTGTTTGGCGGCAGCGCACGGGCGCTTCTGGAAGATTCCTTTTATGTTCTGCGGCCCAACAAGGCCAATCCCTACAAACGGCTTTACACCCACAATTAA
- a CDS encoding FAD-dependent oxidoreductase, whose product MSYVIIGNSAAAVGCVEGIRQVDAHSPILLIADEPHHTYSRPLISYLLQGKTDEDRMRYRSKSFYSDNGCETLFGETVTSIQPEEKTVLLEGGRSIPYEKLLVATGSSPFVPPVPGLETVENQSTFMTLEDARALQEKVTAETRVLILGAGLIGLKCAEGLWSKTKSITVVDMADHILPSILDVDAAQIISDHIAAQGIELLLSQSVKEFQGNKALLTGGGEISFDRLVIAVGVRPNTALVANAGGKVNRGIATDTLCQTSLPDIYAAGDCTESYDITKGECRVLALLPNAYTQGECAGINMAGGESRYDKALPMNAIGFFGKHIITAGTCQGEEYASRDGEGYKRLFYEDNVLKGYILVEKVARAGIYTALIREQTPLDTLDFDLIKEHPQLMAFSKEQRQKKMGGVRL is encoded by the coding sequence ATGAGCTATGTAATCATCGGAAATTCCGCCGCCGCTGTGGGCTGTGTGGAGGGAATCCGTCAGGTTGATGCCCACAGCCCGATCCTCCTAATTGCCGACGAACCGCACCACACCTATTCCCGCCCGCTGATCTCCTATCTTTTACAGGGCAAAACCGATGAGGATCGCATGCGCTACCGCTCCAAAAGCTTTTACAGTGACAATGGCTGCGAAACCCTGTTTGGTGAGACCGTAACCTCGATCCAGCCGGAGGAAAAGACTGTATTGCTGGAAGGCGGGCGCAGTATCCCTTATGAAAAGCTTTTGGTGGCCACCGGCTCCAGCCCTTTTGTACCGCCTGTACCGGGGCTGGAAACAGTAGAAAACCAATCCACCTTCATGACCTTAGAGGATGCCAGAGCCTTGCAGGAAAAGGTCACGGCTGAAACCCGGGTGCTGATTCTAGGGGCCGGGCTCATCGGTCTGAAGTGTGCCGAAGGGCTGTGGTCAAAGACCAAGAGCATTACCGTTGTGGATATGGCAGATCACATCCTGCCCAGCATTCTGGATGTGGATGCTGCCCAAATTATCTCAGACCACATCGCCGCTCAGGGAATTGAGCTTCTGCTCTCCCAGTCGGTCAAGGAATTTCAGGGGAATAAAGCCCTGCTGACCGGAGGCGGTGAAATTTCCTTTGACCGGCTGGTCATAGCGGTGGGTGTACGCCCCAATACGGCTTTGGTGGCCAATGCCGGCGGCAAAGTCAACCGGGGTATTGCCACCGACACCCTTTGCCAGACCAGTCTGCCGGATATTTATGCGGCGGGAGACTGCACCGAAAGCTATGACATCACCAAAGGCGAATGCAGGGTTCTGGCTCTGCTGCCCAATGCTTACACCCAAGGCGAATGCGCAGGCATCAACATGGCAGGGGGCGAAAGCCGCTACGACAAGGCTCTGCCCATGAATGCCATCGGTTTTTTTGGCAAGCACATCATCACAGCCGGAACCTGTCAGGGTGAAGAATACGCCTCACGGGATGGCGAAGGGTATAAGCGCCTGTTTTATGAGGACAATGTCCTCAAGGGCTATATTCTGGTGGAAAAAGTTGCCCGGGCGGGAATTTACACCGCTTTAATCCGGGAGCAAACCCCGCTGGATACCTTAGATTTTGACCTGATCAAGGAACACCCGCAGCTTATGGCTTTCTCTAAGGAGCAGCGGCAGAAAAAAATGGGAGGTGTGCGCCTGTGA
- a CDS encoding 4Fe-4S dicluster domain-containing protein has translation MKRIYVDENWCLGCHLCEYYCAFANSGEADMVRALGGKKISPRIQIEEGSGISFAVSCRHCEEPLCVKGCITGAMTIKDGVISVDQSRCVGCYTCILSCPYGAVMPAESGVVQKCQLCLENSCGKPACVSGCPNHAIVYEERTL, from the coding sequence ATGAAACGAATTTATGTGGACGAAAACTGGTGCCTTGGCTGCCACCTGTGCGAATATTACTGTGCCTTTGCCAATTCCGGTGAAGCCGATATGGTCAGGGCTCTGGGCGGGAAAAAGATTTCCCCCCGCATACAGATCGAGGAGGGCAGCGGCATCAGCTTTGCCGTATCCTGCCGCCACTGTGAAGAACCCCTGTGTGTCAAAGGCTGCATCACCGGTGCCATGACCATAAAGGATGGGGTGATCTCGGTGGATCAAAGCCGCTGTGTGGGCTGCTACACCTGCATTCTTTCTTGCCCCTACGGTGCGGTAATGCCCGCTGAATCCGGTGTGGTGCAGAAATGCCAGCTCTGCCTTGAAAACAGCTGCGGCAAGCCCGCCTGTGTGAGCGGCTGCCCCAACCACGCCATTGTTTATGAGGAGAGAACGCTATGA
- a CDS encoding glutamate synthase-related protein, giving the protein MEYLYPDYEIVRNTTRCIACRVCERQCANLAHSFDEETGTMRAHDENCVNCHRCVSLCPTRALKIIKTDHTFKANANWSGQTIQEVYRQASSGGVLLSSMGNPQDHPVYFDKILINASQVTNPPIDPLREPMETRTFLGAKPSTIHRDAAGKLLNNMTPQLELAVPILFSAMSYGSISYNAHQCLARASKELGTFYNTGEGGLHEDFYQYGPNTIVQVASGRFGVHKDYLNAGAAVEIKMGQGAKPGIGGHLPGEKIVGDVSRTRMIPEGSDAISPAPHHDIYSIEDLRQLVYSLKEATSYKKPIIVKVAAVHNVAAIASGIARSGADIIAIDGFRGGTGAAPTRIRDNVGIPIELALASVDQRLRQEGIRGNVSVLAGGSMRSSADIVKAIALGADGVYIATAALLALGCHLCRTCQFGKCNWGIATQRPELVKRLNPDVGAQRLVNLVNAWNHEIKEIMGGMGINSIEALRGNRLMLRGVGLSQKELDILGILHAGE; this is encoded by the coding sequence ATGGAGTATTTGTATCCTGACTATGAAATTGTGCGAAACACCACCCGGTGCATCGCATGCCGAGTATGTGAGCGACAGTGTGCCAATCTGGCACACTCCTTTGATGAAGAAACCGGAACCATGCGGGCACATGACGAAAACTGTGTCAACTGCCACCGCTGTGTCAGCCTTTGCCCCACAAGAGCACTGAAAATTATCAAGACAGACCACACCTTTAAAGCAAATGCCAACTGGAGCGGCCAAACCATTCAAGAGGTATACCGGCAGGCTTCCTCCGGCGGTGTTCTGCTCTCTTCCATGGGTAACCCGCAGGATCATCCCGTTTATTTTGATAAGATCCTGATTAATGCCTCCCAGGTTACCAACCCGCCTATCGATCCCCTTCGGGAGCCTATGGAAACCCGCACCTTCCTGGGAGCAAAGCCCTCCACAATACACCGGGACGCCGCCGGAAAGCTGCTCAACAACATGACTCCTCAGCTTGAGCTGGCAGTACCCATTCTCTTTTCCGCCATGTCTTATGGCTCCATCAGCTACAACGCCCACCAGTGTCTGGCACGGGCCTCCAAGGAGCTGGGAACCTTTTATAACACCGGCGAAGGCGGCCTCCATGAGGATTTTTACCAGTATGGCCCCAACACCATTGTGCAGGTAGCCTCCGGCCGTTTTGGTGTACATAAGGATTACCTCAATGCAGGCGCTGCGGTTGAGATTAAAATGGGTCAGGGCGCAAAGCCGGGAATCGGCGGCCATCTGCCCGGTGAAAAAATCGTGGGAGACGTTTCCCGAACCCGTATGATTCCCGAAGGCTCCGACGCCATCTCCCCCGCACCTCACCACGATATCTATTCCATCGAGGATTTGCGTCAGCTGGTCTACTCCCTTAAAGAAGCAACCAGCTACAAAAAGCCGATCATTGTCAAGGTTGCGGCGGTGCACAATGTAGCTGCTATCGCCAGCGGTATCGCCCGCAGCGGTGCGGATATCATCGCTATCGACGGATTCCGTGGCGGCACCGGAGCCGCCCCCACCCGAATCCGGGATAATGTGGGTATTCCCATCGAGCTGGCCCTTGCCAGCGTGGATCAGCGCCTGCGTCAAGAGGGCATCCGTGGCAATGTTTCGGTTCTGGCGGGCGGCAGTATGCGCAGCAGCGCCGACATTGTCAAGGCTATCGCCCTTGGTGCGGATGGCGTTTACATCGCAACCGCCGCTCTGCTGGCTCTTGGCTGCCACCTATGCCGTACCTGCCAGTTCGGCAAGTGCAACTGGGGCATCGCAACCCAGCGCCCTGAGCTGGTCAAACGGCTCAACCCGGATGTGGGTGCCCAGCGGCTGGTGAATCTGGTCAACGCATGGAACCACGAAATCAAGGAAATCATGGGCGGAATGGGAATCAACTCCATCGAGGCTCTCCGGGGCAACCGCCTGATGCTCCGTGGTGTGGGACTAAGCCAGAAAGAGCTGGATATTCTGGGCATTCTCCACGCCGGCGAGTAG
- a CDS encoding glutamine synthetase III produces MHNPLDNFGCMVFDDRAMKAYLPKDVYKALQKTIQQGKKLDPTIAGAVANGMKTWAIEKGVTHFTHWFQPMTGITAEKHDSFISPAGDGGVMLEFSGKELVQGEPDASSFPSGGLRATFEARGYTAWDPTSYAFIKENTLCIPTAFCSYGGQALDKKTPLLRSMESINKQAIRVLKLFGDPEVTRVTTTVGPEQEYFLVDKSVWKKRKDLVYCGRTLFGAKPPKGQELEDHYFGALKPRVRAYMQDLNQELWNLGVLAKTEHNEVAPAQHELAPIFSTTNMATDHNQLTMEMMKKVADRHDMACLLHEKPFAGVNGSGKHNNWSISTNKGENLLDPGECPSQNTRFLLFLAAVIQAVDNYQDLLRISVASAGNDHRLGANEAPPAIVSVFLGDELTKVLESIEAGQNLAAQEKELMKSGVHTLARFTRDNTDRNRTSPFAFTGNKFEFRMLGSAFSISGPNVILNTIVAESLSQFADQLENSQQFEADAMALVKETVQKHKRIIFNGNNYAQEWVEEAEKRGLLNLKTTVDALPHFISEKNLDLFTRHGVFTEEEIHSRYEMMMENYCKTIHIEALTTLEMTRKEIIPAVCAYTAHLSEGALKKQKLLAGALEACSLEKEIVEKLCGLSQCLTKKIKQLDDALLSEKMTSSDILEQASHYRDTVFISMQELRAVVDEMEPLVSEDFWPMPTYGELLFSV; encoded by the coding sequence GTGCATAATCCACTCGATAATTTTGGCTGCATGGTGTTTGATGACCGTGCTATGAAGGCTTATCTGCCCAAGGATGTTTATAAGGCCTTGCAGAAAACCATTCAGCAGGGCAAAAAGCTGGATCCCACCATTGCAGGCGCTGTGGCAAACGGAATGAAGACCTGGGCGATTGAAAAGGGCGTTACCCATTTCACCCACTGGTTCCAGCCGATGACCGGCATTACTGCGGAAAAACACGACAGCTTCATTTCCCCTGCCGGTGATGGCGGCGTGATGCTGGAATTCTCCGGCAAAGAACTGGTACAGGGTGAACCGGATGCCTCCAGCTTCCCCTCCGGCGGCTTAAGAGCTACCTTTGAGGCCAGAGGCTACACCGCTTGGGACCCCACCTCTTATGCTTTTATCAAAGAAAACACCCTTTGCATTCCCACTGCCTTCTGCTCCTACGGCGGGCAGGCGCTGGATAAGAAAACCCCTTTGCTTCGCTCGATGGAAAGCATTAACAAGCAGGCCATTCGTGTTCTCAAGCTGTTTGGTGATCCTGAGGTAACCCGGGTGACCACCACAGTGGGGCCGGAGCAGGAATACTTCCTTGTGGATAAGAGCGTGTGGAAGAAGCGCAAGGATCTGGTTTACTGCGGAAGAACCCTGTTTGGCGCAAAGCCTCCCAAGGGTCAGGAGCTGGAGGATCACTACTTCGGTGCTCTTAAGCCCAGAGTACGGGCCTATATGCAGGATTTAAACCAGGAGCTTTGGAACTTGGGTGTGTTGGCTAAAACCGAGCACAATGAGGTTGCCCCTGCTCAGCATGAGTTGGCTCCGATTTTCTCCACCACCAATATGGCTACAGACCACAACCAGCTCACCATGGAAATGATGAAGAAAGTGGCTGACCGGCACGATATGGCCTGCCTGCTCCATGAAAAACCTTTTGCCGGTGTAAACGGCAGCGGCAAGCACAACAACTGGTCCATTTCCACCAACAAAGGTGAGAACCTGCTGGATCCCGGCGAGTGCCCCTCTCAGAATACCCGCTTTCTGCTCTTTTTGGCTGCGGTTATTCAGGCGGTGGATAATTATCAGGATCTGCTGCGTATCTCGGTAGCCAGTGCCGGCAACGATCACCGCTTGGGTGCCAACGAGGCGCCTCCTGCCATTGTTTCGGTCTTTTTGGGTGATGAACTGACCAAGGTTCTGGAATCCATCGAGGCTGGTCAGAATCTGGCCGCTCAGGAAAAAGAGCTGATGAAATCGGGTGTACATACTCTGGCACGGTTTACCCGTGATAACACCGACCGCAACCGTACTTCTCCCTTTGCCTTCACCGGCAATAAATTTGAGTTCCGTATGCTGGGTTCCGCTTTCTCCATCTCCGGGCCTAACGTCATCCTCAACACCATTGTGGCTGAATCCCTTTCTCAGTTTGCTGATCAGTTGGAGAACAGCCAGCAGTTTGAAGCGGATGCCATGGCTTTGGTGAAAGAAACCGTTCAAAAGCATAAGCGCATTATCTTCAATGGCAACAACTATGCACAGGAATGGGTGGAGGAAGCTGAAAAAAGAGGCTTGCTGAACCTGAAAACCACTGTGGATGCCCTGCCTCACTTTATCAGCGAGAAGAACCTTGATCTGTTTACCCGTCATGGGGTTTTCACCGAGGAAGAGATTCACTCCCGCTATGAAATGATGATGGAAAACTACTGCAAGACCATCCACATTGAGGCCCTGACAACTCTGGAAATGACCCGTAAGGAAATTATCCCGGCTGTGTGTGCTTATACCGCTCATTTGAGCGAGGGCGCACTGAAAAAGCAAAAGCTGTTGGCCGGCGCTTTGGAAGCCTGCTCTCTTGAAAAGGAAATTGTGGAGAAGCTTTGCGGCCTTTCCCAGTGCCTGACCAAAAAAATCAAGCAGCTTGACGATGCTCTGCTCAGCGAGAAGATGACTTCCTCCGACATTTTGGAGCAGGCCAGCCACTACAGAGACACTGTGTTCATCTCTATGCAGGAGCTGCGGGCGGTTGTGGACGAAATGGAGCCGTTGGTCAGCGAGGATTTCTGGCCCATGCCCACCTATGGCGAACTGCTGTTTAGCGTATAA
- a CDS encoding CDP-alcohol phosphatidyltransferase family protein yields MKHAANILSLLRIFLSLLLFFCLDRPVLFGMLYLLSGLSDLLDGYIARKTNTQSTLGARLDTLGDIFLFGVITVSVAVWMGPAIKRFIPWILVILLVRLAGMGIAAFKYRCFASLHTWANKLSGLFLFSAPVLLLLKLPKLLWAVAALCFLSAVEEALIHLTSPVLDLNRRSLFF; encoded by the coding sequence TTGAAGCATGCGGCCAATATTCTTTCCCTGCTCCGAATTTTTCTTTCTCTGCTGCTGTTTTTTTGCCTAGACCGGCCGGTGCTTTTCGGTATGCTCTATCTGCTGAGCGGCTTGAGTGACCTGCTGGATGGCTATATTGCCCGCAAAACCAACACCCAAAGCACACTGGGTGCCCGGCTGGATACACTGGGAGACATTTTCCTTTTTGGCGTTATTACCGTTTCGGTGGCTGTATGGATGGGCCCGGCGATAAAGCGGTTTATCCCATGGATTCTGGTGATTCTTTTGGTGCGCCTGGCCGGTATGGGAATTGCCGCCTTTAAATACCGATGCTTTGCCAGCCTCCATACATGGGCCAACAAGCTTTCCGGACTGTTTCTTTTTTCAGCTCCCGTCCTGCTGCTTTTAAAGCTTCCTAAACTTCTGTGGGCTGTTGCTGCTCTATGCTTTCTTTCCGCCGTGGAGGAAGCGCTCATACACTTGACATCACCTGTGTTGGATTTGAACCGGCGAAGTTTGTTTTTCTAA
- a CDS encoding class I SAM-dependent methyltransferase has product MPGDLNSLVLSHQVLTAHVKEGNFCIDATAGRGRDTAFYCSLVGETGRVLTFDIQQEALDSTAKLLEKEGYTDRAKLVLDSHSNMALYAQPGTADAIGFNLGWLPGGDHSLFTKPDTSIAAIEAGLEILRVGGLMSIGIYYGGQSGFEERDALLAYLPTLDPSRYTVMETHFCNRPNNPSIAVFIVKDE; this is encoded by the coding sequence ATGCCCGGAGATTTAAATTCATTGGTGCTGTCACATCAGGTTCTGACAGCACATGTTAAGGAAGGCAATTTCTGCATTGACGCCACTGCAGGCAGAGGAAGGGACACTGCCTTTTACTGCTCGCTGGTGGGCGAAACAGGCAGGGTTCTGACCTTTGATATTCAGCAGGAGGCATTGGATAGCACCGCTAAACTGCTGGAAAAAGAAGGCTATACCGATCGGGCCAAGCTGGTTCTGGATAGCCACAGCAACATGGCTCTTTATGCTCAGCCCGGCACTGCCGATGCCATCGGCTTTAATCTTGGCTGGCTCCCCGGCGGAGATCACAGCCTGTTTACCAAGCCGGATACCAGCATCGCTGCCATTGAGGCCGGGCTTGAGATTCTGCGGGTAGGCGGCCTGATGAGCATTGGGATTTATTATGGCGGCCAAAGCGGCTTTGAAGAGAGGGACGCTCTGCTGGCCTATCTGCCAACCCTTGATCCTTCCCGCTATACCGTAATGGAGACACATTTCTGCAACCGCCCTAACAATCCTTCTATTGCAGTGTTCATCGTCAAGGATGAATAA